The genomic region GCCGGGCGGCGTCGAGGATCTGCATGGTGAACTGGTCGAGCCCGTCCAGCGCGCGTGCCACCGAGACCCGGGACTGGGCGCGGATGGCCAGAGCGGAGATGTCGGCCGGCACGGGCACGACGAGGTCCGGCCGAAGCTGGAGCAGCGCGGCCAGCGACTCGTCGGGCAGTGACCGCAGGTGGTCGGCGAGTGAGGTGGTCATCGTCTTTCCACGCTAGCCCGGGACGGGGCAGTCGCGCCCCTCGGACGTCCGGCCGACCCCGGGTCACCGGGTACGTTTCTCGACATGCCCGCACCGACCGTCGGATTCGATCTCGACATGACCCTGGTGGATTCCCGCCCCGGCATCGCCGCGACCTTCCGGGCGCTGACCGCCAGGACGGGCGTGCCGGTGGACGCCGATCTGGCCGTGTCCCGGCTCGGGCCGCCGCTGCGTACCGAGCTCGCGTACTGGTTTCCGCCGGAGCAGGTCGAGTCGGCCGTGTTGGCGTACCGGGAGCTGTACCCGGCGTACGCGATCACCCCGACAGTCCCGATGCCCGGTGCGCGGGAGGCGGTCGAGGCGATCCGCGCACGGGGCGGTCGTGTGCTGGTTGTCACTGCCAAGATGGGTCGGCTGGCCCGGCTGCACCTGGATCACTTGGGCCTCAAGGTCGACGAGCTGGCCGGTGACCTGTTCGCCGAGCAGAAGGCGATCGCTTTGAGGGAGCACGACGCGACCCACTACGTCGGTGACCATGTGGCGGACATGGTGGCTGCGGAAGCCGCCGGGCTGCCCGGGATCGGTGTAGCGACGGGCCCGTGTTCCGCGCAGGAGTTGCGCGCGGCCGGGGCGAAGCTGGTGCTTGACGATCTCGTCGGATTCCCAGCGGCGCTCGACGGCATGATCCAGCTAGCCTTGGAGCAGTAGCGGCTCAAGTGAAGCAGGGGTTTACAGGTGCCTACGGGTCGAGTGAAGTGGTACGACACGGCCAAGGGATACGGCTTCGTCACGAGTGACGAGGGCGGCGACGTGTTTCTGCCCAAGGGTGCCCTGCCTGCGGGCGTCACCGACCTCAAGGGTGGTCAACGGGTCGACTTCAGCGTGGTGGACAGCCGCCGGGGCTCGCAGGCCATGGGCGTCAAACTGTTGGACGCGCCGCCGTCGATGGCGGAGCTGCGCCGGCGACCGGCCGAGGAGCTGCACGGTCTCGTCGAAGACATGATCAAGGTGCTGGAGGCGAAGGTCCAGCCGGACCTGCGTCGGGGTCGGTACCCGGACAAGAAGGCCGCGCAGAAGATCGCTCAGTTGGTCCACGCGGTGGCGCGCGAGCTGGAGGTCTGAGGCACGAGCCCGGCGTCGGCGGCCCGGTCGAGCAGTGCCGTCACCGCGGCGAAACCGGCTTCCCCAAGGTCAGCGGTGAACTCGTTGACGTAGAGGTCGATGTGCCGGTCCACCACGTCGGGCTCCATTTCCTGGGCGTGCGCAAGCACGTACTCCCGGCTGGCCGTCGGGTCCGCCCAGGCCTGCCGGACCGACTCGCGGATCCAGCCGGCGGCGGCCTCCGGGTCGACGACGCCACGCCGGGCCAGGATCGCGCCGAGGGGGATGGGTAGGCCGGTGTCGGCCTCCCACCACTCGCCGAGGTCGACGAGCGCGGTCAGGCCGTGCCGGTGGTAGGTGAACCGTGCCTCGTGGATGACGAGCCCGGCGTCGTACCGGCCAGCCGCGACGCCAGG from Micromonospora profundi harbors:
- a CDS encoding cold-shock protein gives rise to the protein MPTGRVKWYDTAKGYGFVTSDEGGDVFLPKGALPAGVTDLKGGQRVDFSVVDSRRGSQAMGVKLLDAPPSMAELRRRPAEELHGLVEDMIKVLEAKVQPDLRRGRYPDKKAAQKIAQLVHAVARELEV
- a CDS encoding 1,4-dihydroxy-6-naphthoate synthase, with amino-acid sequence MALSLAISPCPNDTFVFDALVHGRVPGAPPFEVTYADVDVTNTAAERGAFDLVKVSFAALPWLLDKYHLLPCGGALGRGCGPLVLTRGDRAGGPDRTDLTGATVAVPGDRTTAYLLFRLWSAGRPPARIEVVPFHEIMPGVAAGRYDAGLVIHEARFTYHRHGLTALVDLGEWWEADTGLPIPLGAILARRGVVDPEAAAGWIRESVRQAWADPTASREYVLAHAQEMEPDVVDRHIDLYVNEFTADLGEAGFAAVTALLDRAADAGLVPQTSSSRATAWTN
- a CDS encoding HAD family hydrolase, whose protein sequence is MPAPTVGFDLDMTLVDSRPGIAATFRALTARTGVPVDADLAVSRLGPPLRTELAYWFPPEQVESAVLAYRELYPAYAITPTVPMPGAREAVEAIRARGGRVLVVTAKMGRLARLHLDHLGLKVDELAGDLFAEQKAIALREHDATHYVGDHVADMVAAEAAGLPGIGVATGPCSAQELRAAGAKLVLDDLVGFPAALDGMIQLALEQ